The sequence below is a genomic window from Mycobacterium heidelbergense.
TTGGCAATCCGGCGCATCACCGACGCCACCAACGGCATCGATCCGTTGTCGGCGATCAGGAGCCGGCTCTCCGGATACACTCCCGGCGACACCGATTTGTGCTGGGCCCGTATCACCTACTGGCGCGCGCTGCTGGCCTCGGCCGTCGACCAGCCGCCCCACGAACCGATCGAGTCGGCACTGGTTTCCGGCCTGAAGACCGAGCCCGCCCTCGACATACTGGCGGGCTGGCTGGCCGGCCGGATCGACGGCCCCGTGCGCCGGGCGGTCGGCGAACTCAAGGTCGAGTTGGTCCGCAGGAGCGAGACCATCGTGTTGAGCCGGCCCCAGGAGGGCAGGACGGCCACCCTGAGCCGCACGGCCAAGCCGGACGCCTTGGTTCCGTTGGCGCGCAGGGAAACCGGGGAATGCCTGGCGGAGGATCTGCGACGGCTGGACGCCGACGAGATCTACCTGACGGCGCTGGAAGGCATCAAAAAGGTGGAGTACGTGTGAACAAAGTCATCGAGATCTTCCCGAACAGCGAGGCCTTGGTGGAGGCCGGCGGCAGGCGCCTGGTCGACGCCATCCAGGCCGCGGTGGCGGCCAGGGGACGGGCGCTGGTCGTCCTGACCGGCAGCGGCAACGGTATCGCGCTGCTGCGCTACCTCAGCAAAGCGCCGCGGCAGATCGACTGGTCCGCGGTGCATCTGTTCTGGGGCGACGAACGCTACGTGCCCGAGGACGACGACGAACGAAACGAGAAGCAGGCGCGAGTGGCCTTGCTCGATCAGATCGACATCCCGTCGAGCAACGTGCACCCCATGCCGGCCAGCGACGGCGAATTCGGCACCGATGTCGCCGCCGCGGCGCTGTCTTACGCGCAGCTGCTGGCCGCCAACGCCGAATCCGGCGATCCGGCGCCGAATTTCGATGTTCACCTGCTCGGAGTGGGGCCCGAGGGCCACATCAACTCGGTTTTCCCGCACACGCCGGCCGTGCTCGAAGCCACCCGCATGGTGGTCGAAGTCGAGGATTCTCCGAAACCGCCACCGCGACGAATAACCTTCACCATGCCGGCGGTGCAACGCTCGCGCGACGTCTTGCTGCTGGTGTCCGGGGCGGAGAAAGCCGATGCGGTGGCCGCCGCGATCGGTGGCGCCGACCCCGTTGTGATCCCGGCCGCCGGTGCCGTCGGGCTCGAGAACACGATCTGGCTGCTCGACGAGGACGCCGCGTCCCAGCTCCCCCGCTGATTCCGGGCGCCGGGCGTCACGCCAGCGTCACGCCAGCGTGACCGTCGGCGTCGAACGCCACGCTGGCGTGACGCTGGGCGCAACGAACATAATTGCCCTCATGGCAGACAGAACCGTGCGCGGCGGGCCCGAGCGGAGCCGGATCAAGACCCTCACCCAGGCCGCCTTGAACGCCGACAAGACCGTCGAGCAGGTCGAAGACGTTCTCGACGGCCTGAGCAGGACGATGAAGGAGCTGAACAGCTCGCTGTCGGCCTTGAACGCCACGGTCGAACGCATGGAGACCGGTCTGGATCACCTCGACGGCACCCTCGGTAGCCTGGACGATCTCGCCAAGCGGCTGATCGTCCTCGTCGAGCCGGTGGAGGCCATCGTTCAGCGGATTGACGACATGGTGAAGGTGGGCGAGACGATGATGTCCCCGCTGTCGGTCACCGAGCACGCGGTGCGCGGCGTGCTGGACAGGCTGCGCAACCGGACGGTGCGGTAGACGGTTGGCTGAGGCCGCCCCGCCGCCGACCGGCGAAACCCTTACCCGCTGTTTCGGAGCGCGCTGGCCAATCCGTTCATCGTCAGCAGGATCCCGCGCCGCACCAATTCGTCGTCGTCGCCCGAGCGGTAGCGGCGGAGCAACTCCACCTGCAGGTGGTTCAGCGGCTCCAGATACGGGAACCGGTTGAACACCGAACGGGCCAGCGCCGGGTTGTCGGCGAGCAGGTCGTCGTGACCGGTGATGAGCTTGTGCATGGCGATGGTGCGCCGGTGCTCGTCGACGATCTTCCCGAACACCCTGTGCCGCAACGACTCGTCGGCCACCAGCTCGGCGTAGCGGGCCGCCAGGCCCAGATCGCTTTTGGCCAGCACCTGCGCCATGTTCGACAGCACACTGCGAAAGAACGGCCACCGCCGATACAGCTCGTGCAGCATCTCCACCCGCGCGGTCTCGCTTTGGGGCCCCGCCGCGATCCACCGCTCGAACGCCGATCCGCTGCCATACCAACCCGGCAGCATCACCCGCGACTGGCTCCAGGCCAGCACCCACGGGATGGCGCGCAGGTCTGAGATGGAGGAGGTGGGTCTGCGTGAGGTCGGCCGGCTGCCGATGTTCAGCGAGCCGATCTCGCTGACCGGCGTGGAGGCGGTGAAGTACTCGACGAAACCCGGTGTCTCGTGGACCAATTCGGCGTAGGCGCGGTGCGCGAGCGTAGCCACCTCGTCGAGCACCGCGTAGGCGGATTCCGCCGCGTCGCCCAGGCCCTCGACATCCAGCAGTGTCGATTCCACGGTGGCCGCGACCAAGCTCTCCAGATTGCGTCGCGCCAGTTGCGGCTCGGCGTATTTGGCGGCGATGACCTCACC
It includes:
- the opcA gene encoding glucose-6-phosphate dehydrogenase assembly protein OpcA encodes the protein MIVDLPDTTTTAVNKKLDELRERIGAVTMGRVLTLLIAPDSDGVLEESLKAANDASHEHPSRIIVTMRGDPYADEPRLDAQLRAGGDTGAGEVVILTLSGPLAGHAASVVIPFLLPDIPVVAWWPDVAPRLPAQDPLGKLAIRRITDATNGIDPLSAIRSRLSGYTPGDTDLCWARITYWRALLASAVDQPPHEPIESALVSGLKTEPALDILAGWLAGRIDGPVRRAVGELKVELVRRSETIVLSRPQEGRTATLSRTAKPDALVPLARRETGECLAEDLRRLDADEIYLTALEGIKKVEYV
- the pgl gene encoding 6-phosphogluconolactonase, which produces MNKVIEIFPNSEALVEAGGRRLVDAIQAAVAARGRALVVLTGSGNGIALLRYLSKAPRQIDWSAVHLFWGDERYVPEDDDERNEKQARVALLDQIDIPSSNVHPMPASDGEFGTDVAAAALSYAQLLAANAESGDPAPNFDVHLLGVGPEGHINSVFPHTPAVLEATRMVVEVEDSPKPPPRRITFTMPAVQRSRDVLLLVSGAEKADAVAAAIGGADPVVIPAAGAVGLENTIWLLDEDAASQLPR
- a CDS encoding ATPase; amino-acid sequence: MALMADRTVRGGPERSRIKTLTQAALNADKTVEQVEDVLDGLSRTMKELNSSLSALNATVERMETGLDHLDGTLGSLDDLAKRLIVLVEPVEAIVQRIDDMVKVGETMMSPLSVTEHAVRGVLDRLRNRTVR